Genomic DNA from Thermoflexus hugenholtzii JAD2:
TCCCCGCACTCCCTCTTGCTTGTTGTAGAAAGCCTGGGCTAGGGCGGTGTTGAGCTTGTGGCTGCCTGCCGGGCTCACCCCCTCATACTTGTAGTAGATGTGCGCGGGGGTATCCAGCATCCGCTCCAGCCGGCGGGCGCGGATCAGCGGGGTGGGCCGGTAGAGGCGGTAGATCTCCCGCACCGGCTCCGGGATCTCGATCTCCCGCTCCCGGCTGACCTCCTGCTGGATCAACGCCATAGGGAAAAGCGGGGCCAGATCCTCCGGGCCGATGGGGCGGCCGGTGGCCGGGTGCAGCACCGGCGGCAGCTCGAAGGGAAGATCTGCCAGGATGTTGTAATACGCCCGAGGGATGTCCTCTTCGGAGAGCAGGAAACGCGTTCGCTCGTTCTTCATGGAGCACCTCCACCATGGTTTTTCGGAAAGAGGGGCGAGGCCGAGCCCCGCCCCCCGCGGTTTACGGCAGCTGGGCTTTCAGCTCGGCCAGGCGACGGGCGCTCAGGCCCATCGCCTCCCGGGCCTCCGCCAGGGTGGCCTGGGAGATGGGGCGGACCTTCGCTGCGCCGGCGGCCAGGATCTCGTCGATAAGCTGAGGCCGCGCGGCATAATACGCCCGCCGCTCGCGGATGGGCGCAAGGAACCGTTCGAGGGCGGCGATCAGCCGGCGCTTGACCTCCACATCGCCCACCTTTCCCTGGCGATAGCGCGCCTTGAGCTCCTCCACCTCGGCTTTGTCGTCGTTGAAGGCCTCGTGGTAGCGGAACACCACGTTGTGCGGTGCATCGGGGTCCGCCGGGATATCCGGCCGGATGCGGGTCGGGTCGGTGAACATCTGCATGACCTTGCGGGCGACCTCCTCAGGGGGATCGCTGAGGAAGATGGCGTTGCCCAGGGATTTGCTCATCTTGGCCCGGCCGTCGATCCCCGGAAGGGTGGGCACGTCCCCGATCAGGGCCTCGGGCTCCGGGAAGACCTCCCCGTAGAGGCTGTTGAAGCGGCGGGCGATCTCCCGGCACAGCTCCACGTGGGATTCCTGGTCTTTCCCTACCGGGACGATCTCCGCCTTCACGTGGAGGATGTCCGCCGCCTGGAGGATGGGGTAAAGCATCAGACCCATCGAGGGGTTCTCGATCTTCTGGTCCCGGATCATGTCCTTCAGGGTGGGGATGCGCTCCACACGAGGCAGGGTGACCAGCATGGAGAAGAGCAAGGTGAGCTCGCAAACCTCGGGGACGTCGGACTGCAAATAGATGGTGGTCTTCTCGGGGTCGATGCCCACGGCCAGGTAATCCAGCACGATCTCCCGGATGTATTCCCGGGAGGCCAGGATGTCCGCCTTCTCGGGTCGGGTGGTGAGCGCGTGATAATCGGCAATGAGGAGGAAGACCTCATACTGGTCCTGCAGCCGGACCCGGTTGGCCAGGGTTCCCACGTAGTGGCCCAGATGGAGCGGCCCGGTGGGCCGATCGCCGGTCAGCACGCGTTTTTTGTTCCCCATCGCAACCTCCTCGTGTCCTGGAGAATGCAGAGCCCCAATCACCTCCGGAAAAACGACAGGGCCCGTCCCCTGAAGGGACGGGCCCTGTGTGACCCGCGGTGCCACCCTTCTTGGGCTTGGCCTCTCCGGGGGAGAAGCCAGCCCCCCTCCTTCGCGCAGGCGCCGCCCGATTGGGATCGCCGGGCGAGGCCCTCAGCCGATAACGGTGGCGTCTCCGGCCGCGCCTACTGCGGAGGAACCCTCCGGTTCGGGCGGCTGCTCCGGGGCCCATTCAGGATCCGGATCCGCATCGGGCTCCCACCTGAACCCCGACTCTCTGGGCGGTGCCGGATCCCTACTCTTCCCCTTCATCGCATTTATGGCTCTCCGTTGGAAGGCGATACGGCCTGGAGGCCTTCCTTTGATTTTTTCTCACTTTAGCATCTGCAGCCGGATTTGTCAAATCCCGCCCCAGGCTCAGGGGGCGTGCGGTCGGTCGCCCTGCTGCGCGCTTGGAAAGATCCGGTGAGCAGGCACTTCGATTCCCCTGGTGGGGGATTCGGACTTGCCTTGGACGAGGGACGGAGGGCGAGGCGTCGCGGAACGATCGCGCGAAGTCCGGTCGTCAGACGACAAAGGAGACCATGTGGGGCGGCCGTTCCATCCGTGGGAAGGATTTTTGACAGCGTGGCCGTCCTCGGTTATAACATAGGACTGGAAGAAGGCCGGCGGGCCATCGCCCCTGGTGGGGGCAGACTCCCGGCAGGGCGCGGAGTGATGGGCCTTGACAAACGCCCGCGCCTGTGCTATAAAATAAGATGCGCTGGAGGCCCTGATGCCCTGCGAGGTTGCCTGAGGGGTAAGGGTCTCCGAAGTGGTGGGGCGGCACCTTAACAACTGAATTGTGGTAGGAAGCGTCCGGGGACGTCCGGCGGAAGTCTTGCGGTCGGATCTTACACCCCGGGAGGTCAACCTCCTGGGGATGCATGAGCCGACGGAGAGTTTGATCCTGGCTCAGGGTGAACGCTGGCGGCGTGCCTAACACATGCAAGTCGAGCGGGGAGGGGGTAGGCGTAAGCCGAGCCCTCCTAGCGGCAAACGGGTGAGTAACACGTGGGTGACCTGCCCCGGCGTGGGGGATAACCCTCCGAAAGGGGGGCTAATACCGCATACGCTCGGCGGGGACGGCCCGTCGAGGAAAGGCCCGGGGAGGAGACGAACCGGGTCGCGCCGGGAGGGGCCCGCGGCCCATCAGGTAGTTGGTGGGGTAATGGCCCACCAAGCCGATGACGGGTAGCCGGCCTGAGAGGGTGACCGGCCACACGGGCACTGAGACACGGGCCCGACTCCTACGGGAGGCAGCAGTGGGGAATCTTGGGCAATGGGCGAAAGCCTGACCCAGCGACGCCGCGTGCGGGAAGAAGCCCTTCGGGGTGTAAACCGCTTTTGCCGGGGACGAGAAAGGACGGTACCCGGCGAATAAGGCCCGGCCAACTACGTGCCAGCAGCCGCGGTAATACGTAGGGGCCGAGCGTTACCCGGATTTACTGGGCGTAAAGTGCGCGTAGGCGGGGCTCTAAGTCGGGCGTGAAAGCCCCGGGCTCAACTCGGGGAGGCCGCTCGATACTGGAGCCCTTGAGGGCGGGAGAGGGTGGTGGAATTCCCGGTGTAGCGGTGAAATGCGTAGATATCGGGAGGAACACCAGTGGGGAAGCCGGCCACCTGGCCCGTCCCTGACGCTGAGGCGCGAAAGCGTGGGGAGCGAACCGGATTAGATACCCGGGTAGTCCACGCCCTAAACGATGCGCACTAGGTATGGGGGGCTGACCACGCTCTCCGTGCCGAAGCTAACGCGTTAAGTGCGCCGCCTGGGTAGTACGGCCGCAAGGCTGAAACTCAAAGGAATTGGCGGGGGCCCGCACAAGCAGCGGAGCGTGTGGTTTAATTCGATGCAAAACGAAGAACCTTACCCGGGCTTGACATGCCGGTGGTACCGACCCGAAAGGGAAGGGACCCCGCAAGGGGAGCCGGCACAGGTGCTGCATGGCTGTCGTCAGCTCGTGCCGTGAGGTGTCGGGTTAAGTCCCGCAACGAGCGCAACCCCTGCCCCTAGTTACACGTGTCTAGGGGGACTGCCGGCGACAAGCCGGAGGAAGGTGGGGATGACGTCAAGTCAGCATGGCCTTGATGCCCGGGGCTACACACACGCTACAATGCCCGGTACAATGGGTTGCCAACCCGCGAGGGGGAGCCAATCCCATCAAAGCCGGGCTCAGTTGGGATTGCAGGCTGCAACCCGCCTGCATGAACGCGGAGTTGCTAGTAACCGCCGGTCAGCCATACGGCGGTGAATACGTTCCCGGGCCTTGCACACACCGCCCGTCACGTCATGGGAGTCGGCAACGCCTGAAGCCGGTGGCCCAACCCTCCCCCACCCAGGACCTCTCCCCGGAGGGGTCTTGCGTGGGGGAGGGAGGGAGCCGTCGAAGGCGGGGCCGGCGACTGGGACGAAGTCGTAACAAGGTAGCCGTAGCGGAAGCTGCGGCTGGATCACCTCCTTTCTAGGGAGTGCCGGTCGGGGGGCGATATCCCGGCGTGAGCCGGATGCCCTTCGACCCACCCCAAGGTGGTCCGTCAGGGGTTCCCCCTGGCGTCCCAACGCCGGATACCCGGCCTTCCTACCACAATTCAGTTGTTAAGATGCCGGAACATCCCCATTCCCCTGGTGACTGGAGCGGCGGGGAAACACCCGGTCCCATCCCGAACCCGGAAGTTAAGCCCGCCAGCGCCGATGGTACTGGGGGGGCGACCCCCTGGGAGAGTAGGCCGTTGCCAGGGGAATGGGCGCGCCGCGGGGTGGAGCAGCGGTAGCTCGCCAGGCTCATAACCTGGAGGTCGCGGGTTCGAATCCCGCCCCCGCAACTGGAAGGTTCGGGATCCGCCAGATCCTCCTCCTGCACCCCTGTGGGAAGGGCGGACGGTGAAACGACCGCTCGCCCATTTTCTCTTCTTTGATTTCTTCCCAAAACGCGGTCCCAGCCTGACCACAGACGCAGGCGTGTCACGCCGGATGCGGGTTCCATAGGATACGGATCGATAAGGTGCTTCACGGTTTCCCGGCGCGGATTCTCTCTGAAGCGCCGGAAGGAGGTCACAATGGAGCGTCGAAACCGTCCGATCCTCCCCGATGAGGAGGAGGAGCTGGAAAACGAGGAGCTCTGGGGCGAGCCCTGGGACGAAGAGGCCCTTGAGGCGGAGGCGGAATGGGCCGAGCTCGATGAGGAAACCTCCCTCCCGGTCCTGGGCGAGCTGGCGGAGGATCGGGATCTTATCTCCCTGTATTTTCGGGAGGTGACCGACCATCCGTTGCTGACCGCTGAGGAGGAAAAGGAGCTGGCCATGCGGATGGCCCGGGGGCGTGAGGCCGCCCGCCGCTTGGCCCGGGATGGGAACCTCCCGCCCGATGTCCGCCAGCGCCTGGAGCGGCTGGTGGAAGAGGGCCGCCAGGCCCGGGAGAAGCTGATCACCTCGAACTTCCGCCTGGTCATCAGCGTGGCCAAGAAATATCAGGGCCTTGGCGTGCCCCTGCTCGATCTGATCCAGGAGGGCAACTTGGGTCTGATGAAGGCCGTGGAGCGCTTCGACCCCAAGCGGGGCCGCCGCTTCTCGACCTATGCCACCTGGTGGATCCGCCAGGCCATCACCCGGGCCCTGGCGATGCAAGCGCGCACCATTCGCTTGCCCATCCACGCTCAGGAGCAGCTGCGCAAGGCCCAGCGGATCGCCCATCAAATCGAGCAGGAAGCCGGCCGCCCGGCTACGCCGGAGGAGGTAGCGGAACGGCTGGGCACAGCCACCGATAAGGTGGAGTGGCTCTGGAACGCCGCCCGGCCCCTGCTCTCTCTGGAGGAGCCGATGGACGAGGAGGGAGAGACCACCCTGGAGGGAGCGATCCGGGACGCCGAGAGCCCGGCTCCCGATGAGGTGGTCGCGGACCAGCTCTTGCGGGAGCAGATCGAAGAGCTGCTCAATGAGCTCCCGAGCCGCCACGCCCGCGTGTTGCGCCTGCGCTACGGCTTTGAGGACGGCCGTTCCTACACCCTGGAGGAGGTCGCCCAGCGGTTCGGCCTCAGCCGGGAGCGGATCCGCCAAATCGAGGCGGAAGCACTGCGCTACCTGCGCAAGCAGATGAAGGTCCGCCAGATGCGGGAGTTCCTCAAGGCGGCATGAGCGCGAATGCAGATGGCCTCACCTGGGGCTGATCTCCCCTGAGAAGGGAGGTCAGCCCTTTTTGTTTTCAGCCTCCCTTTCCCTCCCCATCCCTCTCCTGGAGCAGCGACCGCAGGCGGTCCAGGCCTCTCTGCAGCCAGCCCTGGCCCTCCCCTCGGGTCAACCCCAGCTGCCGCTCGATCTTCGTGATCGCACATGGGGCATGCCCCTCCAGCCCGAAATAGCGCACCACCACCGCGAAGGCCAGGGGCATCTCCTCCTTCAGGCATTGTAGGGCACGCTGCAGCGCCTCCAGCTCCTCCCGTGCTTCCACTGTTTCATGGATCCCATCCCCGGACTCCTCCTCTTCCTCCCACAACGGGCACTCGGCATGCCCTCTCAGGCGCCGCAGGATCGCCCGACGCAGAAACAGGTCCAGGTGGAGGTAAAGATACGTGGTGAAGCGTGCCCGCTCGGGATCCCATCGCTCGACCGCCTCGCAAACGATCCGGAACCCTTCCTGCATCACATCCTCCGGATCCAGCCACGAGGGGAGGTCCAGGACGCGCAAGAGACGGGTGGCGGCCCGCTCCACGAGTTGCTGGATGCGATCGAAGTCCGCAAAGGCCTGCGCCATGCGGTCCCTGCTCATCCGGCGCTCCTCCGGGCGGGATGAAAACGGCCGCACGGAGGGGAGCCGGTCCGGGCGCAGGGCGCCTGCCGTCCATGCGGCCGGTTCCGTCATGATGATAAGCAGTCCCCGTTTCGAACCGGAGGTCGCGTTCAGAAAAACGGGAAAAATGGGAACAGGCGTTGGGCAGGGCGGGCGACGAGAGAGAGGGGCGACTGTCTATCATCTTAATGAGACATCCTCGCGGAGGCGATCAGGATGGGACGGATCTATCAGGTGGATTACGATCAGGCCTTCGCACTCTGCGCGGAGATGGAGCGGGTCCTGGGCGAGATGGAAGAACAGACAGCGGTCCTGGGCCGGTCCATCGGGCCGCTGGAACCCCGCTGGGTGCCGCATGGGGCGGCAGCGCGGGCTTACGGCGAAACCCTGATCCAGCACCTGCGGAAGTGCGTTCAAGAAAACCGCGCGGCGGTCATCGCACTGCGTCAGGCCCTGAACAACCTGAAGGCCCTGGAAGAGGAGCAGGCGCGACGCATGCGATCCCGGCGCGCACATTGAGCGCACGAAGGAGGAGCCATGGCTTACGACGAGCCGGCGATGCGAAGGTTGATCCACTTACCGGAGGCAGTCCAGGCCTACCGGCGGGGGCTCGAGGAGGAGACCCCTCAGCGCCTCGGGATGGAGGTGAGGAGGGCGCTTCTGGAGGAGCTGCCGACGCTCTGGACCGGAGAGGCCGCCCAGGGTTACCTCGAGGAGGCCCAGCGCCGGCTGGAGATCTTCCAGCGTTGGCTGGTGGAGGGCCAGCATCTTTCCAGGGCGATTGCGGCCGGGGAAGAACGGATCGCCCAGGTTGTCGCCGAAGTGGAGCAGATGCTGCGATCGCTGCCGGATCCAACGTTGTGAGGGAGAAGCGATGGGCGCGCAGGATCCTCGCGGGCTGCAGGTGGAGCCGGAGGCGGTTCGGGAGATCGCCCGGGCGTTGCGGCGGGGGGCCCGGGAATGGGAGACCCTGGCTCAGCGAGCCCAGGGGCACGGAAACGCGCTGGGGGAGATCGCCCGGGCGGTGCCCGGGGAACAGTTCCGCGCCTTCTGGGCTCGGCAGTATCCCCGCTGGCAACGTGGCGTGGAGTATCTGACGCGCATGGCCGAGGCCCTGGAACGGGCCATGGACCGGATGGAGGAGGCCTTCCGGATGGCAGCCCGGATGGTGCAGGAGGCCCCTACGGCGGAGCGCGGGGCGTTGCCCTTCGTGCCCCTCGCCCTGAGCCCGGAGGGGTATCCCCGCGCGGTGGATGCTACCGGACGCCCCCTGCAAAGCCAGTTCGAGGCCCGCGTCTCCACGACCCAGCTGCTCCAGCTGGGGGTTTCGGAGGCTTCCCTCCGGTCCTTGCTGGGGCTCCGGGAAGGACAACCGTTGCCGGAGTCCATTCCGTGGAGCGCGGCCTGCGGTCCGGTGGGGCTGAGCATGGCCGCCAGCGCGGTGCTGGGCCGCTCCGTCCCGGTGGAGGCGGCGATCGCCAGCACGCTGCGCACCGCGGATGCTTCGCTTCAGCAATCGATTCGCGAGAACATTCAAGCCCGTCCGGGCAAGGGGAGCCTCGGCTTCTACACCGGGATCCATGACTTGATCCGAGCGGCGGGCGAACTGGGGTTAAAGGGAGAGCCGGCTTGGGTGCCGAATGGAGAACAGGATTCGGAGGGGCTGTGGCGGAGCTTGCAGGAGCGCCTCGGCCGCGGGGAGGCCCTGATGGCCCTGGTGCGCATTCAAGAGAAACGCGGCCTGCAGGTGGGGGATGGTCTTCTGACTTCCCATCAGGCTTCAGACTCCGTCTCCCACTGGGTTGCGGTGCAGGGGCTGGAGGAGAGGCCAGATGGACGCTATGTGGTGATCGGCAATCCCTATTTCAACCGCTCCGAGCGCTACCGCTGGGAGGATTTCCTCGCTGCTGTGGATGGTCAGGCTCGGAAAGAGCGATGGTGGGTGCTGGCCTTTTCGAAGGGGGAAGGCCATTCCGGAGGGAGGTTGCCATGAGCGGGCGATGGAAGGCGGTGGGACTTGTGGTGGGGTTGCTGCTGGGGGCGTGCGGCGCCCCGGCGGAGCCATCCCCCGGGCCGCGTCCGGGGGCCACGGCTCCGGTGGAGGAGGCGGCGGCCTCTCCCTCGCCGGCTCCGACGCGGACCCGTCTCCCCACACTGACCCCGGCGTCCATGGCGTTCCGCCCCCAGTCGCTTCCGGGGGGTTTTCGGACCGGTGATCAGTGGCTGGCGGTGCGGGTGGTGCGGGAGTTCGCGAAGGAGCGGACGGCGTATACGGCGGACACGTATGCAATCTGGTTCACGGACGGGCAGCGGTGGCTGGGGCCGGTGCCGGAGGTGGGTCTTTACATCACGCGGCTGGAGAGGGCGTTTTGGCGGCGGGCGGGGAGCGGGTGGGAGTTGTGCGCGCGGGTGGCGGTGCAGCCCACGTTGGGGGCGCGGGAGGCGCCGATGATTTTCTGCACGCCGGCGCCTCCGGGGGCGGGTCCGAAGGAGGCTTCTTCGGTTTCTCTGGAGGCGTCGCCGTGCCCGGACGGCCGATCCCTCTGTGTGACGCAGTCGGACGGGACTGTTCGAGCCCTCCCGTTGCCTGAGGATCTGTTCCGCCCGGATCCGTCGCAAAAGGTGGAGGAGATCTCGCCGCTGGAAGTTGGGGATGAGGAAGTTCAGATGAAGATCCGATACAGGATCACTGAGAAGGGAGGGTTCATTGAGACGAGGATCTGGAAACCGGTCTGTGGGACTCAAGGCCGCTGGGTGGTTGTGGACTTCGCGGTGTATCGGCATCCGTGGGCGGAGGATGGCGCTGCAGGCGGTGGGCTCGAACATAGCGAGCTCTACATCGCGGATCTGTCCGCCGAAACGGTGCGTCCGCTGAGCGCCATCGAGGCGCGTGGGCAGCTCGTAGATGCTTTCCGAGCGGAGGGTCGGATCCCCTTCGTCCGAGGGGACGAGCGATTCTCCATGCCGAATCACCTCCTCCCCTATGTGGAGGGAGGCTGCTCCCCCGATGGATCGTTCCTGTTGTTTGGCACAGAGGCGGATGAGTCCGGAATGCTCGGTTTCCCGCTGTCCTGGGTGGCGCGGCTGGAGGATCGTGTGATCTATCCCTTGCCGGGGGACCAGGCCCGGTGGGTGGAGAGGAGCCCGTGAGGACGGAACGAGGAAAGCCGGCACGCGATGAGCAGGATGGCGGGTGCAGTCGGCCTGGCCGGGTGCGATGAAACCGGACCGGACGAGGAGGCGAGCAGAGGATGTTCCCGGAGATCCGGGCGGAGACCATCGGGTCGCTTGGTTCCACAGAGGCCACGCTGCCCCTGGAAGCCCTCCGGGCGGCCCTTTCCCGGAACACCGGAGGACGTCCGGCAGGGGTGGCAGACGCCCTGCGGGCGGCCCAGGAGGTGTTGGGGCCGGCGGCGGCTCCAGCGACGCTGGCCCGGGCCGCCCTGGCCGTCCTGGACTGGGAGGAGCTGTTTCCCATCCTGAGCGACCCCGCGGTGGAGGATTTCGCCCTCCACCACCGGCGCTATCTGTGGGTCTTCCGAGGCGGAAGCTGGGCGCGCTGGGGGGAGGTGCAGGATCCAGATCGCCTGATGGGGGGAATCCGCCGGCTGTGTGAGCGCTATGGGATCCGCACGCCGGGGGATGTGAAGCCGGCCGCCGAGGGATCTTTTTCCATCGATCTCCCGGAGCCCATCGGCTTCCTGACCGTGCGGATCTCCTGGTCGGCCCCGCCGCTGGTCCCCTCGGATTGTTTGACGGTGCGCCTGGCCCGTCCCGGCCGGGCACCCGGGCTGTCTGATCTGGTGGCGGGAGGGGTGCTCACCCCGGAGGCGGCCCGTTATCTGCTGGGGGTGCTGCGGCGGCGGGGGACTCTGATCATCGCCGGGCCCACCGGCTGCGGCAAGACCACCCTGGCCCGGGCGCTGCTGCGGGAGGTGGGCCAGGAGTTCCGCCTGGTGATCATCGAGGACTCCTACGAGCTGATGGTGTTCTGGGACGGCCGCCCAGAGAGCGACCCGGGGAACGTGGTGCACAAGCTCACCCGACAGAAGCTGCCGGGCGAGGAGATCGTCCCCTTCTCGGCCTTCGATCTGATCGTGATGGCCCTGCGGGAGCGTCCCGACGGCATCGTGGTGGGCGAGGCCCGGGGGCCGGAAGCCTTTGAGATCCTGCGGGCGGCCAACACCGGCCATGGCCCCCAGGTGACCACCATGCACACCGACAGCGTCCAGCGGGTGTGGTCACGTTACCTCCAGATGGCCCAGGCCCATCCGGAGGCCCGAGATCTTCCGGTCCGAACCATTGCCATGATGTTCGCCGAGGCGGTGGCGGCGGTGGTGGTGATGGGTTACCGGGAGGGGCCGGGCGGGGGGCAGCGCTTCGTGGAGGCCATCGCGGAGGTCTTACCCTTCGTGGAGGGCGATTCCGATCAGCCGGCCCTGCGGACAGTCTTTCAGCGGACGGGGGAGGGGCTGCGACCGGCCTCCCGGCCCGCGCGGCCGCGCTTTACGGCGGAGGAGCTGGGGCTGACGGATCTGCCCTGGGGAGCGGGTGCGGCGGTCTGGTGAGGGAAGAGGGAGGATTCTGTGGATCTGCGAGATGCGGTGGCTTTGCTGGCAGGGGCGATGGCGGGGGCGGGGGCGCTGGCCGCTCTGGCCCGCCCGACCGAGGAAGCCCTGATC
This window encodes:
- the trpS gene encoding tryptophan--tRNA ligase, giving the protein MGNKKRVLTGDRPTGPLHLGHYVGTLANRVRLQDQYEVFLLIADYHALTTRPEKADILASREYIREIVLDYLAVGIDPEKTTIYLQSDVPEVCELTLLFSMLVTLPRVERIPTLKDMIRDQKIENPSMGLMLYPILQAADILHVKAEIVPVGKDQESHVELCREIARRFNSLYGEVFPEPEALIGDVPTLPGIDGRAKMSKSLGNAIFLSDPPEEVARKVMQMFTDPTRIRPDIPADPDAPHNVVFRYHEAFNDDKAEVEELKARYRQGKVGDVEVKRRLIAALERFLAPIRERRAYYAARPQLIDEILAAGAAKVRPISQATLAEAREAMGLSARRLAELKAQLP
- a CDS encoding sigma-70 family RNA polymerase sigma factor, encoding MERRNRPILPDEEEELENEELWGEPWDEEALEAEAEWAELDEETSLPVLGELAEDRDLISLYFREVTDHPLLTAEEEKELAMRMARGREAARRLARDGNLPPDVRQRLERLVEEGRQAREKLITSNFRLVISVAKKYQGLGVPLLDLIQEGNLGLMKAVERFDPKRGRRFSTYATWWIRQAITRALAMQARTIRLPIHAQEQLRKAQRIAHQIEQEAGRPATPEEVAERLGTATDKVEWLWNAARPLLSLEEPMDEEGETTLEGAIRDAESPAPDEVVADQLLREQIEELLNELPSRHARVLRLRYGFEDGRSYTLEEVAQRFGLSRERIRQIEAEALRYLRKQMKVRQMREFLKAA
- a CDS encoding sigma-70 family RNA polymerase sigma factor; this translates as MSRDRMAQAFADFDRIQQLVERAATRLLRVLDLPSWLDPEDVMQEGFRIVCEAVERWDPERARFTTYLYLHLDLFLRRAILRRLRGHAECPLWEEEEESGDGIHETVEAREELEALQRALQCLKEEMPLAFAVVVRYFGLEGHAPCAITKIERQLGLTRGEGQGWLQRGLDRLRSLLQERDGEGKGG
- a CDS encoding WXG100 family type VII secretion target, which encodes MGAQDPRGLQVEPEAVREIARALRRGAREWETLAQRAQGHGNALGEIARAVPGEQFRAFWARQYPRWQRGVEYLTRMAEALERAMDRMEEAFRMAARMVQEAPTAERGALPFVPLALSPEGYPRAVDATGRPLQSQFEARVSTTQLLQLGVSEASLRSLLGLREGQPLPESIPWSAACGPVGLSMAASAVLGRSVPVEAAIASTLRTADASLQQSIRENIQARPGKGSLGFYTGIHDLIRAAGELGLKGEPAWVPNGEQDSEGLWRSLQERLGRGEALMALVRIQEKRGLQVGDGLLTSHQASDSVSHWVAVQGLEERPDGRYVVIGNPYFNRSERYRWEDFLAAVDGQARKERWWVLAFSKGEGHSGGRLP
- a CDS encoding ATPase, T2SS/T4P/T4SS family; this encodes MFPEIRAETIGSLGSTEATLPLEALRAALSRNTGGRPAGVADALRAAQEVLGPAAAPATLARAALAVLDWEELFPILSDPAVEDFALHHRRYLWVFRGGSWARWGEVQDPDRLMGGIRRLCERYGIRTPGDVKPAAEGSFSIDLPEPIGFLTVRISWSAPPLVPSDCLTVRLARPGRAPGLSDLVAGGVLTPEAARYLLGVLRRRGTLIIAGPTGCGKTTLARALLREVGQEFRLVIIEDSYELMVFWDGRPESDPGNVVHKLTRQKLPGEEIVPFSAFDLIVMALRERPDGIVVGEARGPEAFEILRAANTGHGPQVTTMHTDSVQRVWSRYLQMAQAHPEARDLPVRTIAMMFAEAVAAVVVMGYREGPGGGQRFVEAIAEVLPFVEGDSDQPALRTVFQRTGEGLRPASRPARPRFTAEELGLTDLPWGAGAAVW